In the genome of Candidatus Methanomethylicota archaeon, one region contains:
- a CDS encoding glycosyltransferase: protein MLRKHGVVALVTANPSPRDVGTSCITSKIARLVHIVYVNAVPLTGYVSYEPIELDKIPTFKQLLRITRNSGRQLINSIIEAIEFYLFFRCLKDSIIVPLTLDIASRLERLGFKCVEPISGVGCTPNPTQYRRWIDAVYVASPLHPDKGIYDLIDIWEIIARKMPNSLLVIVGREDPTFDIVKLKIYIGEKGLKNIKVFANKQGIPNNIIIKLLSQAKLFLYPTKKDVTPLVISEALSCGTPVVTYNLPGIELAYGECEAVIRVDPGNKEMFASEVLRLFSQQSRLERLRVVATSWCINNSWRNIALKTALAYAHAILLGYNMKAPQENLKNY, encoded by the coding sequence ATGCTGCGCAAGCATGGCGTAGTAGCGCTCGTGACAGCCAACCCCTCACCGAGAGACGTTGGAACGAGTTGTATTACAAGTAAAATTGCTCGCCTTGTTCACATTGTCTACGTAAATGCTGTTCCTTTGACTGGTTATGTCAGTTATGAGCCTATAGAACTTGACAAAATACCAACTTTTAAGCAACTACTAAGAATCACTAGGAATTCTGGTAGGCAACTAATCAACTCGATAATTGAAGCAATTGAATTCTACTTATTTTTCAGATGTTTAAAAGATTCCATAATTGTGCCATTAACACTAGATATAGCTTCGAGGCTAGAAAGATTAGGTTTTAAGTGTGTAGAGCCGATTAGTGGTGTAGGTTGTACCCCAAACCCAACACAATACCGAAGATGGATTGATGCAGTCTATGTTGCATCGCCATTGCATCCTGATAAAGGAATTTATGACCTTATAGATATATGGGAGATTATTGCAAGAAAAATGCCTAATTCACTGCTTGTGATAGTTGGAAGGGAAGACCCAACGTTCGATATCGTCAAATTGAAAATATATATAGGGGAAAAGGGGCTCAAAAATATAAAAGTTTTTGCAAACAAACAAGGTATACCAAACAATATCATTATAAAACTCCTTTCACAAGCTAAACTTTTTCTTTATCCAACGAAAAAAGATGTAACACCATTAGTGATAAGTGAGGCGCTGAGTTGCGGCACACCTGTTGTTACGTACAACCTACCTGGAATAGAGCTAGCCTATGGTGAATGCGAAGCTGTGATACGGGTCGATCCAGGAAATAAAGAGATGTTTGCCTCTGAGGTTCTAAGGCTTTTTAGCCAACAAAGTAGACTTGAAAGGCTAAGGGTGGTTGCTACAAGTTGGTGCATTAACAACAGTTGGCGTAATATAGCACTAAAAACAGCGCTAGCCTACGCTCATGCAATCCTCCTAGGTTATAACATGAAAGCCCCTCAGGAGAATTTGAAAAATTATTGA